ACAAGATTTCCAGCGCAATTCTGTACGTTCCGCGTCTGCTGCTGCACGTCAGCCGCCCAGTACGCTGGGACAGCGACCACGTCGTGCTACTTGACGACGAAACGCAGGCCATCGCCCACGAAATCGTGCGCCATAAATTGCTTAACCGCGTGCATATCGGGCTCGATTTCTTTGATGCCTCAATCAACCGCATCGCCGCCTGGGTCATCGGCACCCGCAACATGAAGAAAGCCCTGCTGCGCGCGCTGCTGGAACCGACAGAAACGCTGCGCACACTGGAACAAAACGGCGATTACACCGCTCGTCTGGCCCTGCTGGAAGAGCAAAAATCGCTGCCGTGGCAGGCCGTGTGGGAACATTACTGCCAGCGTCATGACGTCATCCCAGGCAGCGAATGGCTGCAACAGGTACGTCAGTATGAAGAAACCATCCTCACTCAACGTCAAGGGTAAGATTATGCAAGCAATTCTCTCTTCCTGGTTTGTACAGGGAATGATTAAAGCCACCAGCGACATGTGGCTCAAAGGCTGGGACGAACGTAACGGCGGTAACGTCAGCCTGCGCCTGACGGCTGAGGATGTGACGCCTTATGAAAGCGATTTCTACCCGCAGCCGCGTCATGAAACACTTTCACAGCCGATGCCTGCCCTGGCTGACTGCTGGTTTATCGTCACCGGCTCCGGCAAATTTTTCCGCAACGTGCAGTTGGATCCGGCTGATTCACTGGTGGTGTTGCAAGTCGATAGCGACGGCAAAGGCTATCGCATTTTCTGGGGGCTGACTAACGGCGGCCTGCCGACTTCTGAACTGGCCTCGCATTTCCAGTCGCACATTGTGCGTATGGGCGTAACCCACGGGCGCGACCGCGTCATCATGCACTGCCACGCGACCAATCTGATCGCCCTGAGCTATGTGCTGGAGCTGGATACCGCTAAGTTCACCCGTGAACTGTGGGAAGGAAGCACGGAGTGTCTGGTCGTTTTCCCAGACGGCGTGGGGATTGTGCCGTGGATGGTGCCGGGCACCGATGCCATTGGCGATGCCACCTCCGAACAAATGAAGCGTCATTCGCTGGTGCTGTGGCCCTTCCACGGCATCTTTGGCACCGGCCCAACGCTGGATGACGCCTTCGGCCTGATCGATACCGCAGAAAAATCCGCTGAAGTGATGGTGAAAGTGAGATCGATGGGCGGTAAGAAACAGACGATCTCAACCGAAGAACTGATTGCGCTGGGTAAACGTTTCGGTGTCACGCCACTGGAAGCCGCGTTGCGCGTGTAGCAGATTTTAAGCATAAATTACTTTCAGCATAAAATTAGCTTCAGCCTCAACTCGCCACGGCATCATCGCCGTGGCGTTCTGCCAACGACTACGGGGGATTCATCCATGTTGCGTAAGGCTTTTGTGATGTCAGTTTTTCCTGACAGCCACGATGAATATCAGCGTCGCCACAATCCTATCTGGCCAGAACTGGCCGAGGTGCTCAAGAACCACGGGGCGCACCACTACAGCATTTTTCTGGATAAGCAACGCAATCTGCTGTTCGGCTATGTCGAGGTCGAGTCCGAAGCGCGCTGGGAAGCGATTGCACAAACGGATGTCTGCCAGCGCTGGTGGAAACACATGAGCGATATCATGCCCTCCAACCTTGATAACAGCCCGGTCAGCGATGCGCTGGAACCGGTATTCTATCTGGACTGACGCATCCTCTGAACCACGCATCATCGTGTAGCGGTAATAACATTAGCGCTACACGATGATGCGTGAAGCTATAAAAAGAAATAATGTGTCATTTAACTAATGAATCCTGTTACTTATAATCGTGACTTTAACGGTATGAATAATTATCGATTATTGATGGCGGTCACATTTTATTTTCTCTATTTGTGAAATACCCACCTCTCACATTAAAAACAGAAATATTTATTAAAATATTAAAATTAACAGGATTTAATCTTGTTGTTGTTGATATTGTTGTTGTTAAATCCTGTTTATTCGCCAACCTCTCTTTATCGAATTACATATTATAAAGATCTTATTTTCTTTGCCGTTATCACTACTACCTTCTATCTATAATCAATAAGAATAGCGATGAAATTCTCTCAACTCACAGTGCTTTCCAAATTGTTACTCGGATTTTCCGTCCTGATAGTTATGATGTTGCTATTAGGCGTAGTTTCACTCTTACAGCTTAGTATTAACAATAGTCGTATTGATGAATTAAGCAGCAGTAGCCTCCCCGGCGTGCGATATAGTCTGGAAATGCGCGGTGTACTGTCTGAAACACGTTTACAGCAAGTACAGTATATTGACTCAAAAACCCCCGAGGAACGCGAAGGTCACCGTAAAGAATTACTGCAAAATGCTGATGCCTTCATGACGGCGTTTAAGAATTACCAAACCGTTGCCAGCACTGAGGATAAAAAAGCACTGATCAAGGTGATTGGCGAAAACTTCTCTGCTTTCAACTCCGTCAACGCCACGCTGATTGACATCGTGAATCGGGGCGATTTGGAAGAAGCCAGTAAAATAAGTGGAGCAAGCTCTGGCAAGTATCGCGGCCAACTCATGAAAGATCTGGCGAAACTCGTCGAGATGGAAATCGCGACAACCAAAGCGATCGTAGACAGCGCGGAAAGCACATACCGCACCTCACAATACTATGTTTGGGGGCTACTGGTGTTGGCGCTGCTGGCAACCATTGCTATCGCGACCATCATCTCACGTAATATTTCTCGTCAACTCGGCGGCGATCCACATTACGCACAAGAAATCATGACTGAGATTGCCTCCGGTAATCTGACAGCGCAAATCCACCTGCGCCAAGGGGACAACAGCAGCCTGCTTGCCTCAATCCACTACATGAACCAGCAGTTGATGAGCATCGTGCATACCATCATGAGCGGCAGTGAATCCATCTCGCTGGCATCCAACGAGATCGCTCAGGGCAACAGCGACCTGTCACAGCGTACCGAAGAGCAAGCAGCCTCGCTGATTCAGGCCTCGGCCAATATGCAGCAGTTGACGCATACCGTGCGACAGAACGCAGATAACGCCAAAGAAGCCAGCCAGTTGGCGCAGCAAACCTCAGAAACGGCTTCTCAGGGTGGGCTTATCGTAGACGACATGCTCAAACGGATGCATGAAATCTCCGACAGTTCACAGAAGATCGTCGATATTATCGCCGTAATTGAAGGTATTGCCTTCCAGACCAATATCCTTGCGCTGAACGCAGCGGTAGAAGCAGCCAGAGCGGGCAGTGAAGGGAAAGGTTTTGCCGTTGTGGCTGGCGAAGTACGGACGCTGGCACAGAAGAGCGCCAACGCCGCCAAAGAGATCAAAACACTAATCGAAGGCACCGTCGAGAAAATCACCGATGGCTCCGCACGGGCAGACAAAGCCAGTCAGGCGATGTCGGAGATTGTGCAGTCGGTGAAAAAGGTGACGGATATCGTGGCAGAAATTTCGCAGGCTTCGAACGAACAGCACATTGGCATCAAAGAGATCAGCGTGGCGGTAGAACAGATGGATCGCGTCACGCAGCAGAACGCCGCGCTAGTTGAAGAATCTGCCATGGCCGCACAATCCATGACCGAACAGGGTGCGCAGTTGCGCGATGCCGTTCGTTTCTTCAAAGTTAATCAAGATCACACGCTGAGAATTCATTAATGCTCATCAGCCCCGCTGGCGACTCGGCGGGGCTGACACCTATTTCTGAGTACTATTTCTGAGCTCTATTGCTTCTGATAACGGCTGTTTCTGATAAAAGCCCTTCCAAGCCTCTCCCCTATAACGGCACAATACGCCGCACGTGCTGGTGTGATCATCATCCTTGGTGAACCTGAGCGGCCTGCTGCGGTTCTGGCAGGAGTTTCGGGCTAATAAAGCCGCCGAAGCACTGAAATCGATGGTGCGGACAAGGCCTGCCGAATCAGCCCCCCCGATGAAACCTTTTCGCCATACATTCAGGATTGCTGTCTTTCTTACCCTGATTTCACTGATTAACATCACAATACTGTTCACCGTAATCTAAACTGTAAAAATACCGATACAGCAGCAAAAAAATACCACCTTAGATGTAGTATAAGTTAACGATCTTGTTGTAAAAAAAGAGAAAAAAAAGATATAAACAATTAAATAATAAGCAATATATTATTATTGACAGGGTGGTAAACAAAATAGACATGGTTTTTTTTAAGTGAAGCATGGCGTCAGCGCTAAACCATTCTCTTATTAGGCCGAAACTAGAATAAACCCTTGTCTATTTTTGCAAACTGCACATGTCAGGAACGAACTACTTGCAGACTATGGAGCACACCTATGAAATCACTTCATCACATCTCGATCCGTAGTAAGTTCATTCTTGCCCTTCTCCCGCCCATCCTCGCCCTCCTCTGGTTCAGTTTTTCCGGCGTAATGGAACGCCGCAACATAGAAAATGAAATGATCCGTATGGAGAAACTCATCACACTGGCGCGCGATGCAGGCGAGTACGTTCACCAATTACAGCGTGAGCGCGGCTTGAGCGCAGGCTATTTTGGCAGTAAGGGGAAAAATTTTGGCCCAGAGCTTACCACGCAGCGGCAAGCCACCGATCGGGCACAGCAGGTGCTTGAGCAAACCGCCGCAAACCTGAGCCGCGCGGAGCTTGGGGATGCCGTCAGCGAAGAACTCGATCGCGTCACCCAAAAAATACATCAGCTTGGGGAACATCGCCGCAGTGTCGATAGCATATCGATACCCGTCGCCCAAGCCATT
This genomic interval from Pectobacterium aquaticum contains the following:
- the rhaD gene encoding rhamnulose-1-phosphate aldolase translates to MQAILSSWFVQGMIKATSDMWLKGWDERNGGNVSLRLTAEDVTPYESDFYPQPRHETLSQPMPALADCWFIVTGSGKFFRNVQLDPADSLVVLQVDSDGKGYRIFWGLTNGGLPTSELASHFQSHIVRMGVTHGRDRVIMHCHATNLIALSYVLELDTAKFTRELWEGSTECLVVFPDGVGIVPWMVPGTDAIGDATSEQMKRHSLVLWPFHGIFGTGPTLDDAFGLIDTAEKSAEVMVKVRSMGGKKQTISTEELIALGKRFGVTPLEAALRV
- the rhaM gene encoding L-rhamnose mutarotase codes for the protein MLRKAFVMSVFPDSHDEYQRRHNPIWPELAEVLKNHGAHHYSIFLDKQRNLLFGYVEVESEARWEAIAQTDVCQRWWKHMSDIMPSNLDNSPVSDALEPVFYLD
- a CDS encoding methyl-accepting chemotaxis protein, whose amino-acid sequence is MKFSQLTVLSKLLLGFSVLIVMMLLLGVVSLLQLSINNSRIDELSSSSLPGVRYSLEMRGVLSETRLQQVQYIDSKTPEEREGHRKELLQNADAFMTAFKNYQTVASTEDKKALIKVIGENFSAFNSVNATLIDIVNRGDLEEASKISGASSGKYRGQLMKDLAKLVEMEIATTKAIVDSAESTYRTSQYYVWGLLVLALLATIAIATIISRNISRQLGGDPHYAQEIMTEIASGNLTAQIHLRQGDNSSLLASIHYMNQQLMSIVHTIMSGSESISLASNEIAQGNSDLSQRTEEQAASLIQASANMQQLTHTVRQNADNAKEASQLAQQTSETASQGGLIVDDMLKRMHEISDSSQKIVDIIAVIEGIAFQTNILALNAAVEAARAGSEGKGFAVVAGEVRTLAQKSANAAKEIKTLIEGTVEKITDGSARADKASQAMSEIVQSVKKVTDIVAEISQASNEQHIGIKEISVAVEQMDRVTQQNAALVEESAMAAQSMTEQGAQLRDAVRFFKVNQDHTLRIH